The DNA window CACCACGTTGGCCACGCCACGGTGCACAGCAAACGTGCGCGGCTGGGTGGCCAGCGGTAGCGAAGGCAGCTGCTCCCACAGCGCCTTCTCCTGCGCACGCAGGGCACCTACGTTGGCCGCCCTATTGTCAGCTGCCGGGTATTCCTTCATCGGGTCAACCGGTCGCAGCAACACGTCAATGTTGCCCTCGGAATAGCCAGGGTTCCCCTGGTCATCGAGGGTAGCGTGCGGCAGGTCCGCGAGCGTCTTGCCGGACTCGGTCACGTCGATAATCGTGATCCCGGCTGGTTCGCAGGTGCGCCGCATGGACTCCACCATCGCCGCATGCCGCGCGTTGGGATAGGGGTACGCCACGCGGACCTCCGCGCCGGAGATGCGAGATGCCGCCGCGATGTCCACGTCCAGGTTCGGAGTGGCAACGTCGATCACGCGCCCATAGAGCGGGTCGTCCTGCTGCAGCACGTGCACCGGGGCAACCGGCACCTCTACCCCAGCGAGCTCGCCGGAGGCCTGCGCTACCGCGCGTGGATCGAGACACCGCGACAGTGCCTTGCGCTGTGCCGGCTCGGCCCACGGGCCGACGTCGGGGAACGTGAGCACCTCGGTGAGCTCGCCGTGCACAGTGGTCAGATCGATTCTGTTGTTCTCCGCGTTCACGTCGAACCACTCGGGGTCCGGCTCGTCTAAGTCCGCGACCTTGAGCGCGTCGTGCTCGTAGAGCTGCGCACTATCGGCAGAGCCGGGCCACACCACAAGGCGTTCGACCTGCGGTTGGTCGCCGTAGTAGTGCTCGTTGGCGACCAGATTCACCTCACCCTGCTCGCCGAAACTCTCAATCACGTAGGGGCCGAAAGAGACCTGCAGCTCAGGGTCGAACTCCGCGAAATCGAAGCCGGTGCGCCACACCTTGGCAATCGGCGCGATCCGTGCCGGATCCAAGGAGTGCAGGGCGTCGACGAGTTCTTCCTCGCTCATACCTGCCTTCTTGGCCACCGCGTGAGCAGGCAGCACTGTACCTGCGTCGAAAAGGCCACGCCAGCGATCCCC is part of the Corynebacterium imitans genome and encodes:
- a CDS encoding ABC transporter substrate-binding protein, giving the protein MAERTPRALAAVLTASALALAGCSTLGDDNGQLDDEHFGYQVSGPLLTTNAASMQGASTQAQRLSGRLYPGVFVPGPGGEMIPNTDLVKAQALPGAQRRVSYTLSDAAVFSDGTPVTCADYLLTFTAGQLPELFGAHLPLFDDTESLRCTPGAKTFTVVFKEGRGDRWRGLFDAGTVLPAHAVAKKAGMSEEELVDALHSLDPARIAPIAKVWRTGFDFAEFDPELQVSFGPYVIESFGEQGEVNLVANEHYYGDQPQVERLVVWPGSADSAQLYEHDALKVADLDEPDPEWFDVNAENNRIDLTTVHGELTEVLTFPDVGPWAEPAQRKALSRCLDPRAVAQASGELAGVEVPVAPVHVLQQDDPLYGRVIDVATPNLDVDIAAASRISGAEVRVAYPYPNARHAAMVESMRRTCEPAGITIIDVTESGKTLADLPHATLDDQGNPGYSEGNIDVLLRPVDPMKEYPAADNRAANVGALRAQEKALWEQLPSLPLATQPRTFAVHRGVANVVPYAGMNGISWNMDRWRMLAKDDIPPAPDQG